CACCAGTCCTTCCAAGTTGCCAGTATTTCTCTGATAACTACGCTTAGACTTAATTTTGGGTGCCGGGTGCAAACCTGACCGAGCATTTCACTGTTATGGGCCCATCATTTATCCCTTTGTGCTTAATTTGTATGTTATGTAAATATCAAACTAAATAGTTGTTTGCtgcagatatatatatattttgttggtATGAACTTTGGAATTTCCAGCATGATAATGTACAGAGAAAAAGTGGGATAACAGTGTATATTCTGCTATGTGAATGACAAATTCGTTTATTATTGCTTTGAAGTTTGATAGAATCTTGAAGTTCCTTGATTTCCCAAAGTAAAATCCCTGAAAGAACAAACGAAACAGTGGTGCATTAGGGAGGATCCCACTGTAATCTCCCTTTCCCTCTCATTTTGCACTGGTTTGTTAATCTGTAAGCAATAACAATAAGAATaagaacaataataacaataataacaataataacaacaaaacaatAACAAGAAGAACAAgaacaataataacaacaataataagaataagaataataattataatatattattattattggattttaaaataataccgattttttataaaaaagaaaattgcaAACATTAATTTATAGGATTTTAAATCGAATTCATGAAGATTTAGGGGGATTCAGATTCATGGAATAAGttctatttttatcaaaaccgGAGTAAAGATAAAAGAGAGCActatcttttgttttctttttcttttgtattacACATGATTTGAGATCGCTAATCTCAGACAAGATTGTGAGAGTTACACATGATTCTTCACTCGTTAATGGAGTTTACTATGATATCTAAGATCATAAAAAACATATATACTTGCAATAGTATATTAATTGACTTTTGTTGATAGacaggttttcttttctctttaagtTTTAATCCATATTTTAAGCTTTACATAAGAATCAGTCTTTCATATTTCTTAATGATCTGACAGTAGGCACTTGATATGCATATATTAGGGTTTAGTATATTCGTATGGCAGTATGTGTATATGTTTGGACTATCTCCCAAATATATGCATCAGTATATTTAATGAGCATGTAagtataatttaattgttaattgaGTTGTTGATCCGATGAaagcaattttttatttattttaattttattaaaacattttttaattatcttttattAACTTAGGATGGAGACGAAAAGTGCTGGTGAGATATCTAAATGGAAATTCATAATTACAAAAAGTCTGTTTGATTGTTGAGAAATTCTGGGAAATGAATAGGAAAAATCAAGATTGACCCTTAGGATTTCTAGCCTAGatttcttttctccctttttggggttctttgttttctttgGGACTGTAGGATTTAATGACCTAGGGTTTGTATAATTTTCCGAAGCGAAAAGCACAAATAGAAAATGAAGTTACTAAAATCAATTTGAACTTGTTTGAATTAGTTGTCCTTTGGGCTTatcaaagaaattaaaatttgggTTCTTCCTGCTTTCTACATGTTTCCTTATCGATTGACTTATTCCTTTTCAAATTGAGATTTTGGTTACTTTGATGTTTCATTTTGTACTAATAAGAAAAGTAAAGCATTCAGCATTCTTTGCTAATGATTTTGGTCTGGTTGTGGCATTGTTTTTGTTAAGTTTGTTTAGTTAGGGTTTAGGATTGTATGATAGGAAATTTTTGCCCTAACCTTTATACTATTTAACAAATATGTTATATGAGTGTTGGACACGGATATTCGTTCAACACAGATATTCGGTATATCAGTTATTTAGTTGGAAACTTATATTTGTTTTAACTCTATAAATTTAGGAACTGTGGAGCAATTTTACTCTCTGATGAACTGCCTGCCACACATGCATGCTTATGGTTCAGCTTTATTTAGAAAGACTGGTAATTTCATTTCAACTTCTTTGAACCAATGCCATGTTCCCTTATGGAAAAGAAATTTTGAGCACGCGAGTGTTAAGACTGTGGATCTAGAGTTCTTGTTGACAAGATTTCGCACTCAGTGTTACTCTTCCCGGAAAAGTAGTAGTAGTACCAAAAAAACATCCGGGACTAAAAAAGTTGATCCTGAACAACCACAGGTGATGGAAAACGAGAAAGATGCATTCTTTGTAGTGAGAAAGGGAGATGTTGTTGGTGTTTTCAAGAGCTTTGCTGATTGTCAGACCCAAGTTGGATCCTCGGtaattcttcttcctttttttaatGTCGCCTAAAGTTGATTTACTTTTAGGCTGATTGTTGTGCTATACTTTGTTATTCCATATTGCAATATTGATAGTTATGTGCTTTTTAGATTTCAATGAAATGACATAATTGTAATGCAAATAACATAGTAATCTTTCAAATTTAGATACTGTGTTTCTTCTTTTCGTTGTTCTGTTAACTTTGACATGTTATTATTCTTTTGGAGTAGATATGTGATCCTCCAGTCAGTGTCTACAAAGGCTACGCTTTAACAAAGGAAACTGAAATATATCTTTCTTCCTATGGGCTTAAGAATGCTCGCTACACTATTAGAGCTGCAGATGTGAAAGAGGATATTTTTGGAGCGCTCATGCCCTGCCCTTTTCAGGTGAGACCTTGAGCATAAACCTTATGCATACTGCAAATTTGCTGTTTGTTTGATCAAGTCTAtcggaaaaaaagaaaagattttgatGTTGTCTTCCTTTTTTTCTGCATCTGCACCCATGTCTCTGTTTTGCTTGAATGTGTTCCTGTGACAGCAATTGCACCTAAAACTTGCATCTCCCAATTAATGTGATCTGCTTGGAGGTTTTGAGGCCATCGATGATCAATCTATTTGTTCTTTGATTAGTTTCTTTCTTTCACATGTTAACTGTATCACAAAAGCTGTTTTATACCATCTAGAGAAGGTGAAGACATTGACTTTTATAGATTTGAAGGCTAATGTTTCTATTTATTATGTTTCAGGAGCCAGCTTCTTCTAAAGGTGAAACATCTCATTATGATGCAACCAAAAAGAGACCACAGGATATGCTTCAGTTAGAGTATGGGGTAGGTTAGTAGTTTTAATGTTCCCTGAGCAcatcattattaatattaaacAAGTTTGGGTGTGACATTATTTTTCAGTGTTTTACCTTTAACCGTTTGTAAGGACTGGGATCACTTGGTTCAATAGCCGTAGCTGATCTTGCGAGAAAGCATGTCAAGTTGGATCCATATGCTGAAGCTCAAATAACATCCTCTGGTCATGTAAGTAGATTTGGTAGTGACAGTTGATTATGTTGGTGAATATTGACATTAATTTCATTCACAGAATTGAACAGATAGTCTTGAAGGACattgttttttttatcattttattcaaGATGATTGAATATAGTTCCTCAAACAACATAAGAGTGTTTCTTGTGAGAGAGAGAAAGGTGTCTGAATTAATTTAACAAGATTAAGTGATGCTTTTTTGCTCCGAAAATAGGCTTTGATGCCCATACTTGTGTCTTTATGGCAGCAATCTTGTACTCTTGAGTTTGATGGTGCATCAAAAGGAAATCCTGGACCTGCTGGTGCAGCAGCTGTATTGAAAACTGATGCTGGAAATGTGGTAtgcaattaaccatttaaaaattAGACCTTTTCCACACATAAATCTTTCCATGATGCTGGAAACCTTGAGTTTGAACAGATCTGCAAATTGCGCGAGGGTTTGGGCATAGCAACCAATAATGCTGCTGAATATCGCGCCCTAATTTTAGGGTTGAAACATGCTCTTAGAAAAGGTTATACGAACATTCATGTCCGAGGTGACTCGAAACTCGTTTGTATGCAGGTAATCCAACTTTCTATCTGTTTATTGTTGCtttgttgatgttatttttcTCAGAAAGAAAAATCTGGATGATAATGCTGAAACTAGGTTAATGCTTCAGAGTTTTAGCCTTCGGGCAATTTGTCTCCTTAGCAACTTGGTTCTGCATGGAAGCACTGTCCCTTCTCtctttttcctaaaaattttccaaacaagAAAGTTTTATAATTTTCCTTCTTAACTTGGTTCTAAAAGGGATGAGTATTTAATATGATTAATGGAGTTTCCTATTAGAACGCACACCTATTCTCTACCTCTGTCATGCTTCCTAAACCCAATCTTTTGCccccaaaataagaaaatttttcttctcttttggcTGGCCTGTCACCTGGGACAAACTAAACTGTCTCTGGACAAACTATAGCTCAACTGTTGCTATTCCCGGGCTTCAATAAGGGCCTAAATCTTGGTTGACCAAAATAATAATAGTGCCTAAATCTCGGAGCTgtgttgtttattttcattttattgaaGTATTATCATTTCAAGTGAAGGAGCTTAGCTTCTGTTTTGTTGTTGAACAGCTGCAGGGTTTATGGAAAGTCAAACATGAGCACATGTCTGAGTTGTGTGAGCAAGCAATGAAACTGAAGGATAAGTTTCTTTCATTTCAGATCAATCACGTTTTAAGGGTATGACCAATTTTTATACTTGTTAGCAAAGTAATGGgcaaaatttctttttcttatgaCTACTATGGCCTCTTTGTTGTGTCATCATTGTTAGGTCTTTATGatgttatttttaaagtttggatCATTGCTTGCATCTACAATTTTCTTTTTACTTATATTTAAGCTCTTTTATATGGAGTGCATGCTTTGGCTATTGTACCAGCTTTTTAGCTTGGAATCTGTAGAATATAAATTGATGGCTGATGTTTTTTTTAATGCCATTTGTATTTCTCTTGGATAACGCATAATAAAAAATGAGACCTTGTAAATAATTTGCAGTGTTAAAACATCAATTTTGATCAGTCTTACCAATAATTCTCAAGTCTCAAATCTAAACAaccttagggtgggtttggatttGCGGTGGGGTGCGGTGcatttagcttattttttgtctcacgctatagtgccgctacagtatctaatctcaccaccaTTGTTGTTTTTACCGCcaatccaaacccacccttagacTAGTCTTTGCAATAATGCTATTTTACTGTTATTTCTTCCGTTTCATTGTGTTTTCTAATTTAGTCAAATCAATTACTCCGAAAATGCATTCTCATGAATAAGATCTTTGGTcacttttttgtctttttattgcattgcatgattttAACCTTTCTTGCTCACCTCTGTGAAAGGAATCGAATGGCGCGG
The genomic region above belongs to Gossypium hirsutum isolate 1008001.06 chromosome D05, Gossypium_hirsutum_v2.1, whole genome shotgun sequence and contains:
- the LOC107903891 gene encoding uncharacterized protein isoform X2, translated to MLMVQLYLERLVMENEKDAFFVVRKGDVVGVFKSFADCQTQVGSSICDPPVSVYKGYALTKETEIYLSSYGLKNARYTIRAADVKEDIFGALMPCPFQEPASSKGETSHYDATKKRPQDMLQLEYGVGLGSLGSIAVADLARKHVKLDPYAEAQITSSGHQSCTLEFDGASKGNPGPAGAAAVLKTDAGNVICKLREGLGIATNNAAEYRALILGLKHALRKGYTNIHVRGDSKLVCMQLQGLWKVKHEHMSELCEQAMKLKDKFLSFQINHVLRESNGAADAEANLAVKLAEGQIQEELA
- the LOC107903891 gene encoding uncharacterized protein isoform X1, yielding MNCLPHMHAYGSALFRKTGNFISTSLNQCHVPLWKRNFEHASVKTVDLEFLLTRFRTQCYSSRKSSSSTKKTSGTKKVDPEQPQVMENEKDAFFVVRKGDVVGVFKSFADCQTQVGSSICDPPVSVYKGYALTKETEIYLSSYGLKNARYTIRAADVKEDIFGALMPCPFQEPASSKGETSHYDATKKRPQDMLQLEYGVGLGSLGSIAVADLARKHVKLDPYAEAQITSSGHQSCTLEFDGASKGNPGPAGAAAVLKTDAGNVICKLREGLGIATNNAAEYRALILGLKHALRKGYTNIHVRGDSKLVCMQLQGLWKVKHEHMSELCEQAMKLKDKFLSFQINHVLRESNGAADAEANLAVKLAEGQIQEELA